A stretch of Tripterygium wilfordii isolate XIE 37 chromosome 11, ASM1340144v1, whole genome shotgun sequence DNA encodes these proteins:
- the LOC120008487 gene encoding zinc finger BED domain-containing protein RICESLEEPER 2-like isoform X1: MEIDHVITLEVQSVDVEKEQEQQQEHEEEEVQNENEEEVEEGVEEGGDNENDESLEIDKKIKRRRSAVWDEFDDVKGTNKKQCRHCKAQLQMSGGTTSHFRRHLMGCARRMINQKSQKNLGFRSGKITSETSPIATFIYDYKKVRDSIAHFILMHEHSFSIVEQEGFNLIMKNSSREYIPYTRITTQNDCMEEYDKEKKKLKSLLKNVSKISLTTDMWKSCQQIEYMVVTGHFVDANWKLQKRVLNFVNIPPPRGGVDIADALFKCMTEWGIENKVYSLSVDNASYNDVAIRTLKNTFLRNKKLILDGKLFHVRCCAHILNLLVQDGIAAIDDVIAAIDDVIYNVRESVKFLKNSEARFLKFSEIVKQLQLSARKLILDVPTRWNSTFEMLSLALKFKDAFVNFKEREPLYHYLPTEEEWERVENVCQILSVFSTITNLISGSDYPTSNLFLSEMYRVKEVLKKRAMDNNQYIKAMVEKMNAKFEKYWGECNLLISIAAVLDPRCKMKLIEFCFPLIYEKSEVIYNIEKVRGALYEMYEQYACNFASTNEENSSQRSSKSQGEDVGSSSTVDMNSGWSKFDEFIDMTENAPPAKSDLDVYLGEVVYRCSQEEKGKWNALGWWRVNGLKYRILSKMASDVLAIPITTVASEATFSAGSRVIDTYRANLAPKTIEALMCGGDWVRNLHGLKKKSHKKEEKDEEFILNVP, encoded by the exons ATGGAAATTGACCATGTGATTACCCTAGAAGTTCAGTCTGTGGATGTGGAGAAAGAGCAAGAGCAACAACAAGAgcatgaggaagaggaagtgcaaaatgaaaatgaagaggaagTTGAGGAGGGAGTTGAAGAGGGAGGAGataatgaaaatgatgaaaGTCTAGAGATTgataagaaaataaagagaaggAGATCCGCAGTTTGGGATGAGTTTGATGACGTAAAAGGAACTAACAAAAAACAATGCAGACATTGTAAGGCACAACTTCAAATGAGTGGTGGCACGACATCTCATTTCAGGAGACATTTAATGGGGTGTGCAAGAAGGATGATAAATCAAAAGTCTCAAAAGAATTTGGGCTTTCGCTCAGGTAAAATCACTAGTGAGACATCTCCTATTGctacttttatatatgattataaGAAGGTCAGGGATAGTATTGCACATTTTATTCTCATGCATGAGCATTCATTTTCTATAGTGGAGCAAGAGGGATTCAATCTTATCATGAAGAATAGTTCTCGTGAGTATATACCATATACTCGTATCACTACGCAAAATGATTGCATGGAAGAgtatgataaagaaaaaaagaagttgaagtCATTACTTAAAAATGTTAGCAAAATTAGTTTGACAACGGATATGTGGAAGTCTTGTCAACAAATAGAATATATGGTTGTTACTGGGCACTTTGTTGATGCTAattggaaattgcagaaaagaGTACTTAACTTTGTGAATATACCACCTCCACGAGGtggtgttgatattgctgatgCTCTTTTCAAATGCATGACTGAGTGGGGAATTGAAAACAAAGTTTATTCTTTGTCTGTAGATAATGCTTCCTACAATGATGTGGCAATTAGAACTTTAAAGAACACATTTCTAAGAAACAAGAAATTGATACTTGATGGAAAGTTGTTTCATGTTCGTTGTTGTGCACACATTCTGAATCTTTTAGTTCAAGATGGAATTGCTGCCATTGATGATGTAATTGCTGCCATTGATGATGTAATTTACAATGTGAGGGAGAGtgtcaaatttttgaaaaattctgAAGCACGGTTTTTGAAGTTCAGTGAAATAGTTAAGCAGTTGCAACTATCTGCTAGGAAGTTGATTTTGGATGTTCCAACACGTTGGAACTCTACTTTTGAGATGTTGTCACTTGCTTTGAAGTTTAAGGATGCATTTGTAAATTTTAAAGAGAGGGAACCTCTTTATCATTATTTACCGACAGAGGAAGAatgggagagagtagagaatgtGTGTCAAATCTTATCTGTGTTCAGCACAATCACTAATCTCATATCGGGAAGTGACTATCCAACTTCCAATTTATTTCTTTCAGAGATGTATCGAGTGAAAGAAGTTCTGAAAAAGAGAGCAATGGATAACAACCAATACATCAAAGCTATGGTTGAAAAAATGAATGCAAAGTTTGAGAAGTATTGGGGTGAGTGTAATTTATTGATTTCGATTGCTGCTGTCTTAGATCCAAGATGCAAAATGAAgttgattgaattttgttttcctttgatttATGAAAAGTCTGAAGTGATATACAATATCGAGAAGGTTCGTGGAGCTTTATATGAAATGTATGAGCAGTATGCATGTAATTTTGCTTCAACGAATGAGGAGAACAGTAGTCAGAGATCTTCTAAATCCCAGGGAGAGGATGTTGGTTCTAGCTCTACAGTTGATATGAATTCTGGATGGTCCAAGTTTGATGAGTTTATAGACATGACTGAAAATGCTCCTCCTGCTAAATCTGATTTGGATGTTTACCTAGGAGAAGTAGTTTATAGATGTTCTcaagaagaaaaagggaaatGGAATGCTTTAGGTTGGTGGAGGGTAAATGGCCTAAAGTATCGtattttgtcaaaaatggcTTCAGATGTTCTAGCTATTCCCATCACAACAGTAGCTTCTGAGGCTACATTCAGTGCAGGTAGTAGAGTTATTGACACATATCGTGctaatttagcaccaaaaaccatTGAAGCTTTGATGTGTGGAGGTGATTGGGTACGAAATCTTCATGGGTTAAAGAAGAAATCGCACAAG aaagaagaaaaggatgaaGAGTTTATTCTCAATGTTCCATAA
- the LOC120008710 gene encoding uncharacterized protein LOC120008710 yields MAASHYSYSMSTRTQMVVFLATYHFSLQYLTVFCFEYQLGGDIGWVVPPPNDTKIYNDWASENRFELGDTVRMLDHSEAFYFISGVSGHHEKGQRMIITVMLEDQDSSSSSSSSSSPSGGGSNSVLVKQRK; encoded by the exons ATGGCTGCTTCCCATTATTCTTACTCCATGAGCACCAGAACACAAATGGTGGTCTTCTTAGCAACGTACCATTTCTCTCTTCAGTACCTCACTGTGTTTTGCTTTGAGTACCAACTTGGTGGCGATATTGGCTGGGTTGTCCCTCCTCCTAATGACACCAAAATCTACAATGACTGGGCCTCTGAAAATAGGTTTGAACTTGGTGACACAGTTCGTat GTTGGACCATTCAGAGGCATTTTACTTCATCAGTGGAGTTTCAGGGCACCATGAGAAGGGGCAGAGAATGATCATTACGGTCATGTTAGAGGATCaagactcttcttcttcttcttcttcttcttcttctccatctgGTGGTGGCAGCAATTCTGTGTTGGTTAAACAGCGGAAGTGA
- the LOC120008487 gene encoding zinc finger BED domain-containing protein RICESLEEPER 2-like isoform X2 has translation MEIDHVITLEVQSVDVEKEQEQQQEHEEEEVQNENEEEVEEGVEEGGDNENDESLEIDKKIKRRRSAVWDEFDDVKGTNKKQCRHCKAQLQMSGGTTSHFRRHLMGCARRMINQKSQKNLGFRSDNASYNDVAIRTLKNTFLRNKKLILDGKLFHVRCCAHILNLLVQDGIAAIDDVIAAIDDVIYNVRESVKFLKNSEARFLKFSEIVKQLQLSARKLILDVPTRWNSTFEMLSLALKFKDAFVNFKEREPLYHYLPTEEEWERVENVCQILSVFSTITNLISGSDYPTSNLFLSEMYRVKEVLKKRAMDNNQYIKAMVEKMNAKFEKYWGECNLLISIAAVLDPRCKMKLIEFCFPLIYEKSEVIYNIEKVRGALYEMYEQYACNFASTNEENSSQRSSKSQGEDVGSSSTVDMNSGWSKFDEFIDMTENAPPAKSDLDVYLGEVVYRCSQEEKGKWNALGWWRVNGLKYRILSKMASDVLAIPITTVASEATFSAGSRVIDTYRANLAPKTIEALMCGGDWVRNLHGLKKKSHKKEEKDEEFILNVP, from the exons ATGGAAATTGACCATGTGATTACCCTAGAAGTTCAGTCTGTGGATGTGGAGAAAGAGCAAGAGCAACAACAAGAgcatgaggaagaggaagtgcaaaatgaaaatgaagaggaagTTGAGGAGGGAGTTGAAGAGGGAGGAGataatgaaaatgatgaaaGTCTAGAGATTgataagaaaataaagagaaggAGATCCGCAGTTTGGGATGAGTTTGATGACGTAAAAGGAACTAACAAAAAACAATGCAGACATTGTAAGGCACAACTTCAAATGAGTGGTGGCACGACATCTCATTTCAGGAGACATTTAATGGGGTGTGCAAGAAGGATGATAAATCAAAAGTCTCAAAAGAATTTGGGCTTTCGCTCAG ATAATGCTTCCTACAATGATGTGGCAATTAGAACTTTAAAGAACACATTTCTAAGAAACAAGAAATTGATACTTGATGGAAAGTTGTTTCATGTTCGTTGTTGTGCACACATTCTGAATCTTTTAGTTCAAGATGGAATTGCTGCCATTGATGATGTAATTGCTGCCATTGATGATGTAATTTACAATGTGAGGGAGAGtgtcaaatttttgaaaaattctgAAGCACGGTTTTTGAAGTTCAGTGAAATAGTTAAGCAGTTGCAACTATCTGCTAGGAAGTTGATTTTGGATGTTCCAACACGTTGGAACTCTACTTTTGAGATGTTGTCACTTGCTTTGAAGTTTAAGGATGCATTTGTAAATTTTAAAGAGAGGGAACCTCTTTATCATTATTTACCGACAGAGGAAGAatgggagagagtagagaatgtGTGTCAAATCTTATCTGTGTTCAGCACAATCACTAATCTCATATCGGGAAGTGACTATCCAACTTCCAATTTATTTCTTTCAGAGATGTATCGAGTGAAAGAAGTTCTGAAAAAGAGAGCAATGGATAACAACCAATACATCAAAGCTATGGTTGAAAAAATGAATGCAAAGTTTGAGAAGTATTGGGGTGAGTGTAATTTATTGATTTCGATTGCTGCTGTCTTAGATCCAAGATGCAAAATGAAgttgattgaattttgttttcctttgatttATGAAAAGTCTGAAGTGATATACAATATCGAGAAGGTTCGTGGAGCTTTATATGAAATGTATGAGCAGTATGCATGTAATTTTGCTTCAACGAATGAGGAGAACAGTAGTCAGAGATCTTCTAAATCCCAGGGAGAGGATGTTGGTTCTAGCTCTACAGTTGATATGAATTCTGGATGGTCCAAGTTTGATGAGTTTATAGACATGACTGAAAATGCTCCTCCTGCTAAATCTGATTTGGATGTTTACCTAGGAGAAGTAGTTTATAGATGTTCTcaagaagaaaaagggaaatGGAATGCTTTAGGTTGGTGGAGGGTAAATGGCCTAAAGTATCGtattttgtcaaaaatggcTTCAGATGTTCTAGCTATTCCCATCACAACAGTAGCTTCTGAGGCTACATTCAGTGCAGGTAGTAGAGTTATTGACACATATCGTGctaatttagcaccaaaaaccatTGAAGCTTTGATGTGTGGAGGTGATTGGGTACGAAATCTTCATGGGTTAAAGAAGAAATCGCACAAG aaagaagaaaaggatgaaGAGTTTATTCTCAATGTTCCATAA